The following coding sequences are from one Ramlibacter henchirensis window:
- a CDS encoding M48 family metalloprotease, whose protein sequence is MKLTPVRRAAVALLAAALLGPPPALAQLPTLGDAEMSTSAERRLGEKIARELYRDPDYIDDPVLVEYVRAIWEPLLQAARSRGELTSELDERFAWQVLLGKDRSVNAFALPGGWLGLHLGLVSVTTTRDELASVLAHELSHVTQRHISRLVNQEKRQAPLMIAAMILGALAARKNSDAANAVLSGSQAVAVQNQLNFSREMEREADRVGYGVLTQAGFDPAGFVSMFEKLQQASRLNDSGAYPYLRTHPMTTERSADLQARLQLTSRERTDVSSPAALEHALMAARARVLSSGGVDGQRALLSEAASLQAGAPSLRRAAALYAGSLAASRMRDTGLAVTYAQRLLDEQREVPAAARQARLLLAEVSLAGGRTERALTLLDAVSRSRPELLLRAQARLASGGASEVAQLLQSWVATQPRDAMAWQVLAAAYHSQGQTLRAVRAEAEAQVALLDYAAAVDRLKAAQDLMRRGAASGDHIEASIIDTRTRQVESLLREQALER, encoded by the coding sequence TTGAAGTTGACACCCGTTCGCCGAGCCGCCGTCGCCCTCCTGGCGGCGGCGCTGCTGGGTCCGCCACCCGCGCTGGCCCAGCTCCCGACGCTCGGCGACGCCGAAATGAGCACCTCCGCCGAGCGTCGCCTCGGCGAGAAGATCGCCCGCGAGCTCTACCGCGACCCCGACTACATCGACGACCCGGTTCTGGTCGAGTACGTGCGGGCGATCTGGGAGCCTCTGCTGCAGGCCGCGCGCTCGCGCGGGGAGCTGACATCCGAGCTGGACGAGCGCTTCGCCTGGCAGGTGCTGCTGGGCAAGGACCGCAGCGTCAACGCGTTCGCCCTGCCCGGCGGCTGGCTGGGGCTGCACCTCGGGCTGGTGAGCGTGACGACGACGCGCGATGAGCTGGCGTCCGTCCTCGCGCACGAATTGAGCCACGTGACGCAGCGGCACATCTCGCGGCTGGTCAACCAGGAAAAGCGGCAGGCGCCGCTGATGATCGCCGCGATGATCCTGGGCGCGCTGGCGGCCCGCAAGAACTCGGACGCGGCCAACGCCGTGCTCAGCGGCAGCCAGGCGGTGGCGGTGCAGAACCAGCTCAATTTTTCGCGCGAGATGGAGCGAGAGGCCGACCGCGTGGGCTACGGCGTGCTCACGCAGGCCGGCTTCGACCCCGCCGGGTTCGTGTCCATGTTCGAGAAGCTGCAGCAGGCCTCGCGCCTGAACGACAGCGGCGCCTACCCCTACCTGCGAACCCACCCGATGACGACGGAGCGCAGCGCGGACCTGCAGGCACGGCTGCAACTCACCTCGCGCGAGCGCACCGACGTCTCCTCGCCCGCGGCCCTGGAGCATGCGTTGATGGCGGCGCGTGCGCGTGTGCTCTCCAGCGGCGGAGTCGACGGGCAGCGGGCGCTCCTGTCCGAAGCGGCCAGCCTGCAGGCCGGTGCGCCGTCACTTCGCCGCGCGGCCGCGCTCTATGCCGGCAGCCTCGCGGCCTCGCGCATGCGTGACACCGGCCTCGCCGTGACGTACGCGCAGCGGCTGCTCGACGAGCAGCGCGAGGTTCCGGCCGCGGCTCGCCAGGCCCGCCTGCTCCTTGCCGAAGTGTCCCTGGCGGGCGGGCGCACCGAACGCGCGCTGACGCTGCTGGATGCTGTCTCGCGTTCACGTCCGGAGCTGCTGCTGCGCGCCCAGGCGCGACTGGCGTCCGGCGGCGCGAGCGAAGTCGCGCAATTGCTGCAGTCCTGGGTGGCGACGCAGCCGCGGGATGCGATGGCCTGGCAGGTGCTCGCCGCCGCTTACCACTCGCAGGGGCAGACGCTGCGAGCCGTCCGCGCGGAGGCGGAGGCGCAGGTCGCGCTTCTCGATTACGCGGCGGCGGTGGACCGGCTCAAGGCCGCACAGGACCTGATGCGCCGGGGCGCCGCAAGCGGCGACCACATCGAGGCGTCGATCATCGACACCCGCACGCGGCAGGTGGAATCACTTCTTCGGGAACAGGCGCTCGAGCGCTGA
- a CDS encoding phage holin family protein, whose translation MKLITKWLLSAMALLFVAYVYTGVEVRNFTAALVAAFVIGLFNMVVRPALVVLTLPVTVLTLGLFLFVINALMFWAAATVLEGFNVKGFLPALVGSVIYSAIGVVIDSALERLFPKK comes from the coding sequence ATGAAGCTGATCACCAAGTGGCTGCTCAGCGCGATGGCGCTGCTCTTCGTGGCCTACGTGTACACCGGGGTCGAGGTCCGGAACTTCACCGCGGCCCTGGTCGCCGCCTTCGTGATCGGCCTGTTCAACATGGTGGTGCGGCCCGCGCTGGTGGTGCTCACGCTACCCGTCACGGTGCTGACGCTGGGGCTTTTCCTCTTCGTGATCAACGCCCTGATGTTCTGGGCCGCGGCCACCGTGCTCGAGGGCTTCAACGTCAAGGGGTTCCTGCCGGCCCTGGTGGGCTCGGTGATCTACTCCGCCATCGGCGTGGTGATCGATTCAGCGCTCGAGCGCCTGTTCCCGAAGAAGTGA
- a CDS encoding DUF3717 domain-containing protein: protein MAGIHITDIESAINWWRDRAPSPDGVTLAPQLRALAEVYALMVYYHEDEADERGFPPAAYAAWKAWYDSTPDTPCIAICSTSQGDEICKGCGRTFEEVQLWPEMSPAAKRQTWRRITLQGNAWRFNRYAERAAEKAAPGQKKEQG from the coding sequence ATGGCCGGAATCCACATCACCGACATCGAGTCCGCCATCAACTGGTGGCGCGATCGCGCGCCCTCGCCCGACGGGGTGACGCTGGCGCCGCAGCTGCGCGCCTTGGCGGAGGTGTATGCGCTGATGGTGTACTACCACGAGGACGAGGCCGACGAGCGCGGCTTCCCGCCCGCGGCCTATGCCGCCTGGAAGGCGTGGTACGACAGCACGCCCGACACGCCGTGCATCGCCATCTGCTCCACCAGCCAGGGCGACGAGATCTGCAAGGGATGCGGGCGCACCTTCGAGGAAGTGCAGCTCTGGCCGGAGATGAGCCCCGCGGCGAAGCGGCAGACCTGGCGGCGCATCACACTGCAGGGCAACGCCTGGCGCTTCAACCGCTACGCCGAGCGCGCCGCCGAGAAAGCGGCGCCGGGCCAGAAAAAAGAGCAGGGCTGA
- a CDS encoding DUF2007 domain-containing protein — translation MLRLARAPNIAIATLWADMLRQAGYDASVQRYFLGAAAGELPPDQCLPEVWISDSAQEAGARELLHQLQSAPQRRWACACGEIVEGGFESCWNCGRPMPA, via the coding sequence ATGCTGCGCCTGGCCCGCGCCCCCAACATCGCGATCGCGACGCTGTGGGCCGACATGCTCCGCCAGGCGGGCTACGACGCTTCGGTCCAGCGCTATTTCCTCGGCGCTGCCGCCGGCGAACTGCCGCCCGACCAGTGCCTGCCCGAGGTCTGGATCTCCGACAGCGCGCAGGAGGCGGGCGCGCGCGAGCTGCTGCACCAGCTGCAGTCCGCGCCGCAGCGGCGCTGGGCCTGCGCGTGCGGCGAGATCGTGGAAGGCGGGTTCGAGAGCTGCTGGAACTGCGGCCGGCCGATGCCGGCCTGA
- a CDS encoding YaeQ family protein, with translation MALKSTVFKAQLAVADIDHGYYADHALTLARHPSETDERMMVRLATLALNAHALQTECNGDGTLSFGAGLSDPDDPDVWLRDFTGRSRLWIEVGQPEDKPLVRACSKADRVLVYAFSHAAEVWWRGIEGKLSRLDRLQVWRIPAVSSQALAALAERSMQLQATIQEGALMLSGGSGSVDLEPVRWK, from the coding sequence ATGGCGCTCAAGTCGACGGTTTTCAAGGCGCAGCTGGCGGTCGCCGACATCGACCACGGCTACTACGCCGACCATGCGCTCACGCTCGCCCGTCATCCGAGCGAGACCGACGAACGCATGATGGTCCGGCTCGCGACGCTGGCGCTCAACGCGCACGCGCTGCAGACCGAGTGCAACGGCGACGGCACGCTCTCCTTCGGCGCGGGCCTGTCCGACCCGGACGATCCCGACGTGTGGCTGCGCGACTTCACCGGACGCAGCCGCTTGTGGATCGAGGTCGGCCAGCCCGAAGACAAGCCCCTGGTTCGCGCCTGCTCGAAAGCCGACCGCGTGCTGGTGTACGCCTTCTCGCATGCGGCCGAAGTCTGGTGGCGCGGCATCGAAGGCAAGCTGTCGCGGCTGGACAGGCTGCAGGTCTGGCGCATTCCCGCCGTTTCGTCGCAAGCGCTCGCGGCGCTCGCGGAGCGCAGCATGCAACTGCAGGCCACGATCCAGGAGGGCGCGTTGATGCTCTCGGGCGGCAGCGGCAGCGTCGACCTGGAACCGGTGCGCTGGAAGTGA